Genomic window (Daucus carota subsp. sativus chromosome 5, DH1 v3.0, whole genome shotgun sequence):
gtggtttgacttgtactgctaactagtgttctatcatgtattactgcttacattttttaaaaaatatttctgaatgatccaaccgtacggatgtggagatttatatattttgatgatatgaaaaaaaattcattaaaaactaattttatttggagtgagattttatcagtcaactagtggtttgacttgtacatattttttttgtaaacaaGGCACATTCTTAAATAACAGTACAGGCTTATAGTCTTTATCTACTGAAGTCACCACGACAAACTAAAAGATAAGGAAGAGATAAGCCAAGGATAAGAGCATACAATGAGAAccggaaaaaagaaagaaaaaaaacaccAAGTGAGATCCGGAGCCCATAGGTCACTGGGAGAGACTAAAGTACCATATTAACCAGCTGTCATCATTTTGGATTTTCATCCTGTTTATGGAATGACACGTAGGTCTTATGAAATTCCATTTGAACTTGCCTACTTTCTACAAGTCACTAAAATAGTGAAATATCATCACACTTGCCAAGGGGTAGCTACCAGGGCAGTAAACTCAAGTTCAGCATTCCTGATGCTATCATTAAGGCCACTGacttttgatttcaaatgagCAATCGTTGAATATTGTTCTGCCTTTTTTGACAAAGCCAAGGCACACTCTTCTTGCAGCAAACGTATGCGATTCTGTATATCTTTAATGTTTAAGTCGATCATTGACTGATCATGGTCTATTTCCTCGATTTGATCGGTAGTTTCCTTTGCCTTGGCCACAAATCCTTCAACCTTGTCCTTGGCTGATAGCAACTGCAAGAAACGATCCCGTACCACATTGACCATAAACCCATCATTTTCCAGATCAAGAAGAGTTTCCAGAGCATCCTCTATAGTGTTTCTAGGGCAATCAGGTTGCAAGTTGGATGCCATTTTAAACACATTGGAGAAGTTAACCATTGAAGCTATTGCAGCACCTTCACGAGAACTCTCTCTTTGTGAGAACAAAGACTGAAAGTGTGGAGTCTGTGGCACCAGACGAAACGCCTCTTCACTTTCGAGGGAGTTCCACAGAGAGTAGTTGGTCTTAGCAAATGGCCAATTCTGATCATCACACTGAGAGGGTAGGACAACAATATCTTTACTAAAATTTGTAATACATTGCTTCTCAACATTCCTACCCTGTGAGACACTAGTGGCATCAGCAGTCTATCAtataactagtgttctatcatgtattactgcttacatttttaaaaaaatatttctggatgatccaaccgtacggatgtggagatttatatattttgatgatatgaaaaaaatttcattaaaaactaattttatttggagtgagattttatcagtcaactagtggtttgacttgtacatataactagtgttctatcatgtattactgcttacatttttaaaaaaatatttctagatgatccaaccgtacggatgtggagatttatatatttttatgatatgaaaaaagtttcatttaaaaataattttatttggattgagattttatcagtcaactagtggtttgacttgtactactaACTAGGGTTATATCATGTATTACTACttacattttataaaaaaatatttctggatgatccaaccgtacggatgtgggaacttatatattttgatgatatgaaaaaagtttcattaaaaaataattttatttggatagagagtttatcagtcaactagtggtttgacttgtactgctaactagtgttctatcatgtattactgcttatattttttaaaaaatatttctggatgatccaactgtacggatgtggagatttatatatttttatgatttgaaaaaagtttcattaaaaaataattttatttggatggagagtttaacagttaactagtggtttgacttttactgctaactagtgttctatcatgtattactgcttacatttttttaaaaatatttctggatgatccaaccgtacggatgtggagatttatatattttgattatatgaaaaaaatttcattaaaaactaattttatttggagtgagattttatcagtcaactagtggtttgacttgta
Coding sequences:
- the LOC108221239 gene encoding DUF724 domain-containing protein 7-like, with amino-acid sequence MEVVEMEEAGGIEVVVVMEEATTEVVAVAEVKVGLVKMETADATSVSQGRNVEKQCITNFSKDIVVLPSQCDDQNWPFAKTNYSLWNSLESEEAFRLVPQTPHFQSLFSQRESSREGAAIASMVNFSNVFKMASNLQPDCPRNTIEDALETLLDLENDGFMVNVVRDRFLQLLSAKDKVEGFVAKAKETTDQIEEIDHDQSMIDLNIKDIQNRIRLLQEECALALSKKAEQYSTIAHLKSKVSGLNDSIRNAELEFTALVATPWQV